A portion of the Treponema rectale genome contains these proteins:
- a CDS encoding DUF6361 family protein, whose product MQLGWIDFSKEDKSNAMNIIHSLNEPGVLDELGFGAIRNAFANDFFPGTSTLHTRSKYFYLIPYMLFEFQKKYAEGKEIAHGNPAAFIKKIRKDIDDEEKKTKNLLMKVAKDSSEIEGVIGSSKDDEKYWVERTPIVIYWSGLRTFGFFENSKYSTNYTYSELLADFYRIAQNKSNSKSAATDSFDEQNDSDAGGSVYYPISKDFHNPKWRDNINIGLTKKEAKDLRKRIISNENSKNSLLAFILKEDLNLKNLSFKDFTEAYKTRFPAEIKEKLDLANAVNEFYYLIMLRYNYLLAKADFENCNIDVRKQWEEIEPLISQICTNFNLEKTFLVMKIQNKNLRDFLRNLKTELPKASATGDYSVVDLLITNREKSLKTTRAKINHPDKYDVKKLLTYERFDYRFNNVQKHVQDIQEGENNA is encoded by the coding sequence ATGCAACTCGGATGGATTGATTTTTCAAAAGAAGATAAAAGTAATGCAATGAATATAATTCATTCATTAAATGAGCCTGGTGTATTAGATGAATTAGGGTTTGGTGCTATAAGGAATGCATTTGCAAATGATTTTTTTCCAGGCACATCGACACTTCATACTCGTTCAAAATATTTTTATTTAATTCCTTACATGCTTTTCGAGTTTCAGAAAAAATATGCAGAGGGTAAAGAGATTGCACATGGGAATCCAGCTGCATTCATTAAGAAAATCCGTAAAGACATTGATGATGAAGAAAAGAAAACCAAGAATTTACTGATGAAGGTTGCTAAAGATAGTAGTGAAATAGAAGGTGTTATTGGTTCATCAAAGGATGATGAAAAATATTGGGTCGAACGAACACCAATTGTAATCTATTGGTCAGGATTAAGAACTTTTGGTTTTTTCGAAAATTCAAAATATTCTACTAATTATACATATTCTGAATTATTAGCAGATTTTTACAGAATTGCTCAAAACAAGAGTAATTCAAAATCAGCTGCAACAGATTCTTTTGATGAACAGAACGATTCAGACGCAGGAGGTTCAGTTTATTATCCTATAAGTAAGGACTTTCATAATCCCAAATGGAGGGATAACATTAATATTGGTCTAACAAAAAAGGAAGCAAAAGATTTAAGAAAAAGAATAATCTCTAATGAAAATTCCAAGAATAGTTTATTAGCCTTTATCTTAAAGGAAGATCTTAATTTGAAAAATCTATCTTTTAAGGATTTTACAGAAGCATATAAAACACGCTTTCCTGCAGAGATTAAAGAAAAGCTGGATTTGGCAAATGCAGTAAATGAATTTTATTATCTTATTATGCTTCGCTATAACTATCTTCTTGCAAAAGCAGACTTTGAAAATTGTAATATTGATGTAAGAAAACAATGGGAAGAAATAGAACCTCTAATTTCGCAAATATGTACTAATTTCAATCTTGAAAAGACTTTTCTTGTAATGAAGATTCAAAACAAGAATCTGAGGGATTTTCTTAGAAATTTAAAAACAGAACTACCTAAAGCAAGTGCAACAGGAGATTATTCTGTAGTTGATTTATTAATTACAAACAGAGAAAAATCCCTTAAAACTACAAGAGCAAAAATCAATCATCCAGATAAATATGATGTAAAAAAATTACTTACATATGAACGTTTTGACTATCGTTTTAATAATGTTCAGAAACATGTACAGGATATTCAGGAGGGGGAAAACAATGCTTAA
- a CDS encoding helix-turn-helix transcriptional regulator codes for MRKEKKSRESHVKSLRLLQLEKAIQSIPYPGVERLVKELEVSRRTVLRDIDELKLYYNAPIEYDRLHKGYYYTDETFFVKNVLVSEGELVAMAGILPLLERYDNTPLKDTISKVYNTISQMLPNQVQVQSSLLNDVQFIADPLPNIEPEVFKKLFEAIKTHKSISFGYRNLSSTEHIPHSDIDPYKIYCQKGDWYVIAYSHSHEKFNTYNLSRMKNIVFLKEFTPDQDYDRKVHIDPNFGIWNNDAPMQKIELLFDKSINTYVLERTWHKNQECHQNEDGSVYLSFESNQIQETLYWVLHFADSVQILNPPELKKLYKEKLKKMMKRI; via the coding sequence ATGAGAAAAGAAAAAAAATCCAGAGAAAGTCATGTAAAATCCCTGAGGCTTCTGCAGCTTGAAAAAGCAATTCAGTCTATTCCATACCCTGGTGTAGAACGTCTGGTAAAAGAACTGGAAGTTTCACGCCGCACTGTCCTCCGTGATATTGATGAACTAAAACTTTATTACAATGCGCCGATTGAATATGACCGGCTTCACAAGGGCTATTATTATACTGATGAAACTTTCTTTGTAAAAAATGTACTGGTAAGCGAAGGAGAACTTGTTGCTATGGCAGGAATTCTTCCGCTTCTGGAACGATACGACAATACGCCGCTGAAAGATACAATTTCAAAAGTTTATAATACTATTTCCCAGATGCTGCCGAACCAGGTGCAGGTCCAGTCTTCACTTCTGAATGATGTTCAGTTTATCGCTGATCCTCTTCCGAATATCGAACCTGAGGTTTTTAAGAAGCTGTTTGAAGCAATAAAGACTCACAAGTCCATCAGTTTTGGTTACAGGAATCTTAGCAGCACAGAACATATTCCTCATTCAGATATTGATCCGTACAAAATCTACTGTCAGAAAGGTGACTGGTATGTTATTGCCTATTCCCACAGTCACGAAAAATTCAACACCTATAACCTTTCCAGAATGAAGAATATCGTTTTTCTAAAAGAGTTTACGCCGGACCAGGATTATGACAGAAAGGTTCACATAGACCCGAACTTTGGAATCTGGAACAACGATGCACCGATGCAGAAAATAGAACTTCTTTTTGATAAATCCATCAACACTTATGTCCTGGAGCGAACCTGGCACAAAAATCAGGAATGTCATCAGAATGAAGACGGTTCTGTTTATTTGAGTTTTGAATCAAATCAGATTCAGGAAACGCTTTACTGGGTACTTCATTTTGCAGATTCCGTTCAGATTTTAAATCCGCCGGAGCTTAAGAAACTTTACAAAGAAAAACTTAAAAAGATGATGAAGAGAATTTAA
- a CDS encoding phenylpyruvate tautomerase MIF-related protein, with protein sequence MPMIEAKVTMELPAEKRDVLKAEFGKAISIMGKPESYLMINLVDKQDLYFGGKRLDKGAYVEVKVLGNIDGGAGNRMTAKLCEILEKELGIPGNSVYVSYWGTASWGWNGGNF encoded by the coding sequence ATGCCAATGATTGAAGCAAAGGTAACCATGGAGCTGCCTGCAGAAAAAAGAGATGTACTGAAAGCTGAGTTTGGAAAGGCTATCAGCATTATGGGAAAACCGGAATCATACCTTATGATTAATCTGGTCGATAAACAGGATCTGTACTTTGGCGGAAAAAGACTTGATAAAGGTGCATATGTTGAAGTTAAAGTTCTCGGAAACATTGACGGGGGAGCAGGCAACAGAATGACTGCAAAGCTGTGCGAGATTCTGGAGAAGGAACTGGGAATTCCCGGAAATTCCGTTTATGTTTCTTACTGGGGAACGGCCAGCTGGGGATGGAACGGCGGGAATTTTTAG
- a CDS encoding DUF1653 domain-containing protein, translating to MEKREVKIHGIYRHFKNKFYIVEDVAFHSETKEEYVVYRRLYGDNSLWIREKGMFLSEVDHEKYPDVKQKWRFELVENL from the coding sequence ATGGAAAAACGGGAAGTGAAAATTCACGGAATCTACAGACATTTTAAAAACAAGTTTTATATTGTGGAAGATGTCGCTTTTCATTCGGAGACGAAAGAGGAGTATGTGGTTTACCGCAGGCTTTACGGAGATAATTCGCTCTGGATTCGGGAAAAGGGTATGTTTTTAAGTGAAGTTGATCACGAGAAATATCCGGATGTAAAACAGAAGTGGCGTTTTGAGCTGGTAGAAAATCTGTAA
- the cas2 gene encoding CRISPR-associated endonuclease Cas2, which translates to MLLISYDISNDKIRTKFSKYLSKFGFRLQYSVFEITNSDTVLKNIEAEIQNTYMKTFTEEDSIIIFNLSETCKKTCYGYARNEEKEVFIIG; encoded by the coding sequence ATGCTTTTAATCAGTTATGACATAAGTAATGATAAAATTCGAACTAAATTCTCAAAATATCTTTCAAAATTCGGATTTCGTCTGCAATATTCTGTTTTTGAAATTACCAACAGTGATACAGTGCTAAAAAATATAGAAGCAGAAATTCAGAATACTTACATGAAGACCTTTACAGAAGAAGATTCTATCATTATATTTAACTTATCAGAAACATGTAAGAAAACATGTTATGGTTATGCCAGAAATGAAGAAAAAGAAGTATTCATAATTGGCTAG
- the cas1 gene encoding type V CRISPR-associated endonuclease Cas1 codes for MMSTRDFEFKQIAFVFTDEGEKISFKNDNIVITDADGNIKHQSTCYRLFILFICGNYCLTTGLLERSKKFGFSIVFMTPNLRVTAMLPSKAEGNVLLRKKQYEYDKTEIASHVISNKIHNQCALLKKKRQKSEEEKEVIKKLEQFENDVLKSDLSGQEIMGIEGISAKLYFKSLFTDYNWKSRQPRTKCDMTNTLMDIGYTILFNIVNALLEMYGFDVYAGILHTQFFHRKSLVCDLEEPFRPIVDAAILKALNLGQVSEKDFWKNQNQYILPWKNSKKYVEVILNAIMEYKNEIFIYLQSYYRAFMRNRAIKDFPVFNMYSEEE; via the coding sequence ATGATGAGTACAAGGGATTTTGAGTTTAAACAGATTGCCTTTGTCTTTACTGATGAAGGAGAAAAAATCAGTTTCAAAAATGATAATATTGTCATCACTGATGCAGACGGCAATATAAAGCATCAATCAACCTGCTACAGACTCTTCATACTTTTTATCTGCGGAAACTACTGTCTTACTACAGGACTGCTTGAGCGTTCTAAAAAATTTGGATTTTCCATTGTTTTTATGACGCCAAATCTTCGTGTTACTGCAATGCTTCCTTCAAAAGCAGAAGGAAATGTTCTGCTTAGAAAAAAACAGTATGAATATGATAAAACGGAAATTGCATCTCATGTAATTTCAAATAAGATTCATAATCAATGTGCTTTACTAAAGAAAAAGAGACAAAAATCAGAAGAAGAAAAAGAAGTTATAAAAAAGCTGGAACAGTTTGAAAATGATGTGCTTAAGTCGGATTTAAGTGGTCAGGAAATTATGGGAATAGAAGGAATCAGTGCAAAACTATATTTTAAATCTTTATTCACGGATTATAATTGGAAAAGCAGACAACCGCGTACTAAGTGTGATATGACAAATACTCTTATGGATATTGGTTACACGATTTTATTTAATATTGTAAATGCACTTCTGGAAATGTATGGTTTTGACGTATACGCAGGAATTTTACACACACAGTTTTTTCATCGTAAATCTCTCGTTTGTGATCTAGAGGAACCTTTTCGTCCTATTGTGGATGCTGCAATTTTAAAAGCTTTAAACTTAGGACAGGTGAGTGAAAAAGATTTCTGGAAAAATCAGAATCAATATATTTTACCATGGAAAAATTCAAAGAAATATGTAGAAGTGATTCTAAATGCGATTATGGAATACAAAAATGAAATTTTTATATATCTACAATCTTATTACCGTGCTTTTATGAGAAATCGAGCTATAAAAGATTTTCCTGTTTTTAACATGTACAGCGAGGAGGAATAA
- the cas4 gene encoding type V CRISPR-associated protein Cas4, with protein MELYLKISYLNDFIFCPLSIYYHQLYGDLSERMYYGSAQLNGKAAHAAIDEQRYSTHKNILQGMDIYSSKYNLCGKIDLFDTAKGLLTERKKHIETVYDGYVFQLYAQCFCLREMGYTVKLMRFYSSDDNKIYPINLPEANEEMFEKFKATNKAMQTFNPNSYEPKTAVKCRHCIYNDFCDRPLAPKVYCEGF; from the coding sequence ATGGAACTTTACCTGAAAATCAGTTATCTGAATGATTTTATCTTTTGTCCTCTTTCCATTTACTATCATCAGCTTTACGGTGACCTTTCAGAACGAATGTATTATGGAAGCGCCCAGCTGAATGGAAAAGCGGCTCATGCTGCTATAGATGAACAACGTTATTCAACCCACAAAAATATTTTGCAGGGAATGGATATTTACTCCAGCAAATATAACTTATGCGGAAAGATAGATCTGTTCGACACAGCAAAAGGTTTATTGACTGAGCGAAAAAAACATATTGAAACAGTTTATGACGGATATGTTTTTCAGCTGTATGCTCAGTGTTTTTGCCTTCGAGAAATGGGATATACCGTAAAACTCATGCGTTTTTATTCAAGTGATGATAATAAAATCTATCCAATTAATCTTCCTGAAGCAAATGAAGAAATGTTTGAAAAATTTAAGGCGACTAATAAAGCAATGCAGACTTTCAACCCAAACTCTTATGAACCAAAAACAGCCGTAAAATGCCGCCATTGCATATACAATGATTTTTGTGACAGACCTTTAGCTCCAAAAGTATATTGTGAAGGTTTCTAG
- a CDS encoding BRO-N domain-containing protein produces MQKDENKSHQQIKLFEDSKIRSVWDEKEEQWYFSVVDVVAVLTESVNSRDYWFKMKKRVHSEDGIELSTICRQLKMKSADGKFYNTDAANVKALLRIIQSIPSPKAEPFKQWLAQVGYERILEIENPELAQERMKELYEKKGYSKDWIDKRLRGIAIRQNLTDEWKERGITKEKDYAILTAEISKATFGLTPSEYKTVKGLTKKNQNLRDHMSDLELIFTMLGERVTTEISQQEKPDSFDKNKKVARRGGKVAGIARKETEKELGHSIISNENYLDLEGDQDGTLPENQLSE; encoded by the coding sequence ATGCAAAAGGATGAAAATAAGTCTCATCAGCAGATTAAACTTTTTGAAGACAGCAAAATTCGTTCTGTTTGGGATGAAAAAGAAGAGCAGTGGTATTTTTCAGTTGTTGATGTAGTTGCTGTTCTTACAGAAAGTGTAAATTCTAGAGATTACTGGTTCAAGATGAAAAAACGTGTCCATTCGGAAGACGGAATTGAGTTGTCGACAATTTGTCGACAACTGAAAATGAAATCTGCAGACGGAAAGTTTTATAATACAGATGCAGCAAATGTAAAAGCTCTTCTACGTATAATTCAGTCAATTCCTTCTCCAAAGGCAGAACCTTTTAAGCAATGGCTTGCTCAAGTTGGATATGAACGTATTCTGGAAATTGAAAATCCAGAACTTGCTCAGGAAAGAATGAAAGAACTCTATGAAAAAAAAGGTTATTCAAAAGACTGGATAGACAAGAGGCTCCGGGGAATTGCAATCAGACAGAATCTGACTGATGAATGGAAAGAGCGGGGAATAACAAAAGAAAAAGATTATGCAATTTTAACTGCTGAAATATCAAAAGCAACTTTTGGGTTAACTCCAAGTGAATACAAAACTGTAAAGGGACTTACAAAAAAAAATCAGAACCTTCGTGATCACATGTCTGATCTGGAACTGATTTTTACCATGCTGGGTGAACGGGTAACGACAGAAATCAGCCAGCAGGAAAAACCAGATTCCTTTGATAAAAACAAAAAAGTTGCCCGCCGGGGAGGGAAAGTTGCAGGAATTGCCCGAAAAGAAACAGAAAAAGAATTGGGACATTCTATAATTTCAAATGAAAACTATCTTGATTTGGAAGGTGACCAAGATGGAACTTTACCTGAAAATCAGTTATCTGAATGA
- the cas12a gene encoding type V CRISPR-associated protein Cas12a/Cpf1 produces MEKTMDDFTNLYSLSKTLRFELKPIAETKENIEKGKFLESDKKKAADYKAVKKIIDNYHKYFIDDVLKNASFTWTKLEEAIKEYNKNRNDDSVVENEQKKLREEILKLFTSDKRYKALTAATPKDLFDTILPEWFGENSNPDLNKTALKTFQKFTSYFTGFQENRKNVYSAEPIPTAVPYRIVNDNFPKFLQNISIFKTIQEKCPQVIDDVEKELSSYLGKEKLADIFTLESFNKYLGQGGKENQRGIDFYNQIIGGIAEKEGEQNLRGINQFLNLYWQQNPEFAKENRRIKMVPLYKQILSDRSSLSFKIESIENDEELKIALLECADKLEGKNEEKKSVFEDTCDLFESLKNQNLQEIYINRKDIKTVSRILTGDWSWLQTRMNVYAEEKFTTKAEKARWQKSLDDEGENKSKGFYSLAELNKVLEYSSENVTETDIRITDYFEHRCRYYIEKESERFVQGSELIALSIKEMCDDIQTKRKGMDRVLENLSDEKLLKEKTEDIAVIKNYLVAVQNLLHRIKPLKVNGVGDSSFYAIYDSIYSALSEVISVYNKTRNYITKKAASPEKYKLNFDNPTLADGWDLNKEQANTSVLLRKDGMYYLGIMNPKNKPKFAEKYEVADGQSCYEKMIYKQFDATKQIPKCSTQKKEVQKYFLSGATEPYILNDKKSFKSELIITKDIWFMNNHVWNGEKFVPKRDNETRPKKFQIGYFKQTGDFDGYKNALSKWISFCKEFLQSYISSTVYDYNFKKSDEYEGLDDFYNYLNATCYKLTFINIPESEIEKMVSEGKLYLFQIYNKDFAPGANGRPNMHTLYWKNLFSDENLKNVCLKLNGEAELFYRPAGIKDPVVHKEGSYLVNRTTEDGESIPEKIYLEIYKNANGKLDSLSDEAKSYKENHKIVIKKASHEIIKDRHYTEAKFLFHVPITINFKASGNSFSINENVRRFLKNNPDVNIIGLDRGERHLIYLSLINQKGEILKQFTFNEVERDKNGQTVKVNYHEKLDQREKERDSARKSWQTVGKIAELKEGYLSAVIHQLTKLMVEYNAIVVMEDLNFGFKRGRFHVEKQVYQKFEHMLIDKLNYLVFKDRGLNEPSGVLNGYQLTGQFESFQKLGKQSGMLFYVPAGYTSKIDPKTGFVSMMNFKDLTNVHKKRNFFSNFNDIHFDDATGSFVFTFDYKNYDGKAKEEMKQTKWSVYSRDKRIVYFPKVKSYEDIQPTEKLKALFETAGIDYKSGNPILDSIMTIGADLKEGAKPSKEIAEFWDGLLYNFKLILQMRNSNARTGEDYIISPVMADTGTFFDSREELKKGEDAKLPLDADANGAYHIALKGLELINKINLTDENELKKMKISISNADWFQFAQEKNYAKG; encoded by the coding sequence ATGGAAAAAACAATGGATGATTTTACAAATCTTTATAGTCTTTCAAAAACCTTACGTTTTGAATTGAAACCAATTGCCGAGACAAAAGAAAATATTGAAAAAGGAAAATTTCTTGAATCAGACAAAAAGAAAGCAGCAGATTATAAAGCTGTAAAAAAGATAATTGACAATTATCATAAGTATTTCATAGATGATGTTTTAAAAAATGCCTCCTTTACCTGGACAAAACTTGAAGAAGCAATAAAAGAATATAATAAAAATCGAAATGATGATTCTGTCGTAGAAAATGAGCAGAAAAAATTAAGAGAAGAAATACTAAAATTATTTACATCAGATAAGAGATATAAAGCACTTACAGCGGCAACTCCAAAAGATTTATTTGATACAATTTTACCAGAGTGGTTTGGAGAAAATTCTAATCCAGACTTAAATAAGACTGCCCTGAAAACTTTTCAAAAGTTCACTTCGTATTTTACAGGCTTTCAGGAAAACAGAAAAAATGTATATTCAGCAGAGCCAATTCCAACAGCGGTTCCTTACCGAATTGTAAACGATAATTTCCCAAAATTTTTACAGAATATTTCTATTTTCAAAACTATTCAGGAAAAATGTCCTCAGGTAATTGATGATGTAGAAAAAGAACTTTCATCATATTTAGGTAAAGAAAAACTTGCTGATATTTTTACTCTGGAATCGTTTAATAAATATTTAGGTCAGGGTGGAAAAGAAAATCAGCGTGGAATAGACTTTTATAATCAGATTATTGGTGGGATTGCGGAAAAAGAAGGTGAACAGAATCTTAGAGGAATTAATCAGTTTTTAAACCTTTACTGGCAACAGAATCCAGAGTTTGCAAAAGAAAACCGCAGAATAAAGATGGTTCCTCTGTATAAACAGATACTTAGTGACCGTTCAAGTCTTTCATTTAAAATTGAAAGTATTGAAAACGATGAAGAATTAAAAATTGCCCTTTTAGAATGTGCAGATAAACTAGAAGGAAAAAATGAAGAAAAGAAATCTGTTTTTGAAGATACTTGTGATTTATTTGAATCTTTGAAAAATCAAAATTTACAGGAAATTTATATCAACAGAAAAGATATAAAAACCGTTTCAAGAATTCTTACTGGTGACTGGTCATGGCTTCAGACCCGTATGAATGTTTATGCGGAGGAGAAGTTTACAACAAAGGCAGAAAAAGCCCGCTGGCAAAAATCTTTAGATGATGAAGGGGAGAATAAATCTAAGGGATTCTATAGCCTTGCAGAATTAAATAAAGTTCTTGAATATTCGAGCGAAAATGTTACAGAAACAGATATTCGTATAACTGATTATTTTGAACACAGATGCAGATACTATATAGAAAAAGAAAGTGAAAGGTTTGTTCAGGGAAGTGAATTAATTGCTCTTTCTATAAAAGAAATGTGTGATGATATCCAGACAAAAAGAAAAGGAATGGATAGAGTTTTAGAAAATCTTTCAGATGAAAAACTCTTGAAAGAAAAAACTGAGGATATTGCCGTAATAAAAAATTATCTTGTTGCAGTTCAGAATTTACTCCATAGAATAAAACCGCTTAAAGTAAACGGTGTGGGAGATTCTTCTTTCTATGCTATTTATGATTCGATTTATTCTGCATTAAGCGAAGTTATTTCTGTTTATAACAAGACCAGAAATTACATTACAAAAAAGGCTGCCAGTCCTGAAAAGTATAAGTTGAATTTTGATAATCCGACTTTAGCTGACGGATGGGATTTGAATAAAGAACAGGCAAATACTTCTGTATTATTGAGAAAAGACGGAATGTATTATCTGGGAATTATGAATCCTAAAAATAAGCCAAAATTTGCAGAAAAATACGAAGTTGCTGATGGGCAGTCTTGTTATGAAAAGATGATTTATAAACAGTTTGATGCTACTAAACAAATTCCTAAGTGTTCTACACAAAAGAAAGAAGTTCAAAAGTACTTTTTATCAGGTGCGACAGAGCCTTATATTTTAAATGATAAAAAATCGTTTAAATCAGAATTGATTATTACAAAAGATATTTGGTTCATGAATAATCATGTTTGGAATGGGGAAAAGTTTGTTCCTAAGCGAGATAATGAAACCCGTCCTAAAAAATTTCAAATTGGTTATTTTAAACAGACAGGAGATTTTGATGGATACAAAAATGCTTTAAGCAAATGGATATCTTTTTGTAAAGAGTTTTTACAATCATATATAAGTTCTACTGTATATGATTATAATTTCAAGAAATCGGATGAATATGAAGGTCTGGATGATTTTTATAACTACTTAAATGCGACTTGTTACAAACTCACTTTCATAAACATTCCAGAATCAGAAATCGAAAAAATGGTTTCAGAAGGTAAGCTCTATCTTTTCCAGATTTACAACAAGGATTTTGCACCAGGGGCAAACGGAAGACCTAATATGCATACTCTTTATTGGAAAAATCTTTTTAGCGATGAAAATCTTAAGAATGTTTGCCTTAAACTTAATGGAGAAGCAGAACTTTTTTATCGTCCAGCGGGAATTAAGGATCCGGTTGTTCACAAAGAAGGTTCATACCTTGTAAACAGAACTACAGAAGATGGTGAATCAATTCCTGAAAAAATTTATTTAGAGATTTATAAAAATGCAAATGGAAAACTAGATTCACTTTCTGATGAAGCAAAATCTTACAAGGAAAATCACAAAATTGTAATAAAGAAGGCTTCACACGAAATTATAAAAGATCGTCATTATACAGAGGCAAAATTCCTTTTCCATGTTCCGATTACAATCAACTTTAAGGCTTCTGGAAATTCATTCTCTATAAATGAAAATGTCCGCAGATTCCTTAAGAATAATCCGGATGTGAATATCATAGGATTGGATCGTGGAGAACGTCATCTTATTTATCTTTCCCTCATAAATCAGAAGGGAGAAATTTTAAAGCAGTTTACTTTTAATGAAGTAGAACGAGATAAAAATGGTCAGACAGTAAAAGTAAACTACCATGAAAAACTCGACCAGAGGGAAAAGGAAAGAGATTCGGCAAGAAAGAGCTGGCAGACAGTCGGAAAAATTGCTGAACTCAAGGAAGGTTATCTATCTGCTGTAATTCATCAGCTTACAAAACTTATGGTTGAATATAATGCCATTGTAGTTATGGAGGATTTGAACTTTGGATTTAAGCGGGGTCGTTTCCATGTTGAAAAGCAGGTTTACCAGAAATTTGAGCACATGCTTATTGATAAATTGAATTATCTGGTATTTAAAGATAGAGGTTTAAATGAGCCGAGTGGTGTTTTAAACGGATATCAGCTTACAGGTCAGTTCGAAAGTTTCCAGAAGCTTGGAAAACAGTCCGGAATGCTCTTTTATGTTCCAGCCGGTTATACTTCAAAAATTGATCCAAAGACAGGATTTGTCAGCATGATGAACTTTAAAGATTTGACTAATGTTCATAAAAAACGGAATTTTTTCAGTAATTTTAATGATATTCATTTTGATGATGCAACAGGCTCTTTTGTATTCACATTCGATTATAAAAATTATGACGGTAAAGCAAAAGAAGAAATGAAGCAGACAAAATGGTCTGTATATTCTAGAGATAAGAGAATTGTATATTTTCCAAAAGTAAAATCTTATGAGGATATTCAGCCAACAGAAAAACTAAAAGCTTTGTTTGAAACTGCAGGAATAGATTATAAATCTGGTAATCCAATCCTTGATTCTATAATGACAATTGGTGCAGATCTTAAAGAAGGTGCTAAGCCATCAAAAGAAATTGCAGAATTCTGGGATGGACTTTTGTATAACTTCAAACTTATTTTGCAAATGCGTAATTCAAATGCACGAACAGGTGAGGATTACATTATATCTCCGGTAATGGCAGATACCGGAACTTTCTTTGATTCGCGGGAAGAATTAAAAAAAGGGGAAGACGCAAAATTACCTTTAGATGCAGATGCAAACGGAGCTTATCATATTGCACTTAAAGGTTTGGAGTTGATTAATAAAATAAATCTTACTGATGAAAATGAACTTAAAAAAATGAAAATATCAATAAGCAATGCCGACTGGTTCCAGTTTGCTCAGGAGAAAAACTATGCAAAAGGATGA
- the cysK gene encoding cysteine synthase A, whose protein sequence is MSVYTSIDQVIGKTPMLELKNIERKYELKAKIFAKLENLNPAGSLKDRVAKAMIDDAEKEGLIGPGSVIIEPTSGNTGIGIAAVGACRGYRVIIVMPDSMSVERINLIKAYGAEIVLTPGAQGMKGAVEKAEELHKENPGSIIAGQFENPSNPKAHYLTTGPEIYDDLDGKVDVFISGIGTGGTITGTGKYLKEKNPQVQIIAIEPETSPLLLKGKAGPHKIQGIGANFIPKVLDTKIYDKIIPVSNEDSFAFGKELGKTEGVLAGISSGAVLWAAVELAKKEEYAGKNIVIILCDTGDRYLSTPLFSD, encoded by the coding sequence ATGTCTGTTTATACTTCAATTGATCAGGTTATCGGAAAAACTCCAATGCTTGAACTTAAAAACATTGAACGCAAATATGAATTAAAAGCAAAGATTTTTGCAAAACTAGAAAACCTTAATCCGGCCGGCAGTCTTAAAGATCGCGTTGCAAAGGCAATGATTGATGATGCAGAAAAGGAAGGACTTATCGGACCAGGTTCTGTCATTATTGAACCGACTTCAGGCAACACTGGTATCGGTATCGCAGCAGTGGGTGCATGCCGCGGATATCGCGTAATAATCGTAATGCCTGATTCAATGTCTGTAGAAAGAATTAACCTTATAAAAGCTTATGGTGCAGAAATCGTACTTACTCCAGGTGCTCAGGGAATGAAGGGTGCGGTAGAAAAAGCCGAAGAACTTCATAAAGAAAATCCGGGCAGCATTATTGCCGGTCAGTTTGAAAATCCTTCAAATCCTAAAGCTCATTATCTTACTACAGGTCCTGAGATTTATGATGACCTTGACGGAAAAGTTGATGTCTTTATTTCCGGTATCGGTACCGGCGGAACAATAACCGGAACAGGAAAATACCTTAAAGAAAAAAATCCTCAGGTTCAGATTATTGCCATTGAACCTGAAACTTCCCCGCTTCTTCTTAAAGGAAAAGCCGGCCCTCATAAGATTCAGGGAATCGGTGCAAATTTCATTCCTAAAGTTCTTGATACAAAAATTTACGATAAAATAATTCCTGTTTCAAACGAAGATTCATTTGCCTTCGGAAAAGAGCTTGGAAAGACAGAAGGAGTTCTTGCAGGAATTTCAAGCGGTGCCGTTTTGTGGGCTGCCGTTGAACTTGCAAAGAAAGAAGAATATGCCGGAAAAAATATTGTAATAATTCTCTGTGATACGGGTGACCGTTATCTTTCTACTCCGCTTTTTTCAGACTGA